Genomic segment of Candidatus Liberimonas magnetica:
TAATATCTATCATAAATATTAACAATTGCTTGTCCAATATTATCAATATTATTTTCTAAAACATTTTCAATATCTTTTCCGATTATACTATAATTTTTATCAGCGAATATTAGTTTATATTTATAGAGTTTCCCAGAATCAAGCATAATCATAAATGTCATTATAACAATTAAACATGCTAATGAAATATAGCCCCAATCACATGCTTTTTTCCATAACAAAATACCAAAATAAATAATTGATAGTGTTAGTAAAGTATAAATCATTTATTGTTTCCTCCTATGTTTTGTTTGAAAATTTAGGAACATCTACCTTAATTATGGTATAGCTATTATTTATTTCGAGAATGACACCATTTTTGGATCATTGGACTCATTCCTATACCTTTTAACAGCTAAATCCTTAATTCCATCGCTTAAAACGTCTTTAATAAGCCCTTCCCAGAAGTCTTCATATCTCTCCAATAGTTAAATTAAGAAATTATTTTAGAATCGAAGATATTACTTTGTGCTGTTCCTGTCTTGGTTTCTTTTGGTTGAGTGTTTTTTACCAGTGTTTCAAGCAACTCAACTATTTTATTGATTTTAAAGTACCAGCACACTATTTCCCTACCTAGTAAAAACAATACAAGGCTTACAATAATAAAAGTAATAAATCCTGGCCAAAAATTAAACATAAATACCCTCTATTTTTCGATATAAAGCAGATTAAACCCCTGCCTTTCTGCCGCTATTGTTAATCCCTGAACGAATTTGTATCTGACCGCAATAATAAAAGCGGAGCTTGGAACAAAAATCGGCGGAATAAGATATATCTCTTGATACTATGCTGTACTCTAATGATAGTTTATTGGAAGCATATCCTATCTGTTTTCTTTTTTTGCTTTTTTTATAAGCCTCTTCTCTTTCAATGTTTTTTCTGCAATCTTTTTTACCTCTTTTCTTACTTTTTGATCTTTACCCATGGTTTTTCTCCTTTACTTTATTTTAAACCTAATACTAAATATTGTTTTTAATTATTCAAGTCTTAATATAGATTGAACGCGATTTCTTTTGTATATTTTAATTAGTTAAAGTAATTCTCTTCTAACTTTTTCAGCAACATGTCGTTTTTGAAAATATCAGTGAGTTTATATGGATAATAACCTTTCAGACCTTCTCTTATTTGCTCTTCCATATTCATCCCTTCACCTAAGATCCTCAAATGTTTAAAAGCAAGGAAATCCTCTACTGGTATAGGATTTACTATATGCAACCTTAATCTACTATTTTTTTCTTTTATAGCTCTTAATATTATATCGTTGATATTATCATCTCTAAATGAATAGCCTATTACTAACAGGTCCACGTCACCTTTCATTAGAATATTTTCAAATACCTCATGATAATAATTTAACAGTGGCTCAGATTTTGATTGCTCCTTTTTATTGTAACCAATAATCATAGCGCTTTCTTTGTCTTTATTATACCAATTACATGACCCATGCAATTTGATATAAAATAATTTAGAGTCAATGTTAGGTCTGTTTTCGATTTTTACTACCATATCTTCGTTCACAGGTACAGCATAATAGTATTTCTCACTTAGTGGTTCTTTTGGCTCTATCCCACATATATTAGTTGCTTTTACCTCTTCGGGGAAACCGGGAATATAGAAACCTGCTTTAATATGTCTCTCCATAAATAAATCCTGATTCAAAGTAAAAATATAATTTTCTGTTTCTTTATTAATGAAATTGTTTATTAATCTATTCCATTTTGTATGCCCGGGAGTATATATAGTATTATTTATTTTTTGATAAAGAGGATATCCTTTCACAATCTCATCTATCCAGTTGTATGCCGACCTTATAACGTCTTTCATTGCAGTTCTTATGTTTCCTTCATATGGTGTATATTTACCAGCATCATATTTTCCTGAAAGTATTCTTTGATATGCAGCTTCATAATCATATTCTTTCGAATAAACGAAAGTACCGTCGCCATGAGGTTTACAAAGTTGTGCATAAAAAAGAGCTTCGACTATTTCTTTATGTTTACTTGCAGATTTATCATTAAAAATATATGACCACATTTCACTTGCAAGAGGTGTTCCTATATTACTGGTAAATCCTGCTCCTGTCAATAACACATGCTTATTTATAACCATTTTCATTCATTTTGCTTCATAATGGTATCTTAATCTTTAATTTCAATTCATTCAAAAATTTACTAAATAAAAAAGATCATAGCGAAATAACTGAGTGATCGTATATCGATTACATATAAAACTCTATGATATTCATACGGAAATTATACATCTTTACAGGGATATTTTCAAATGAATGTAAAATCGGCAAATTATCTGGATTAATATTGCTTCATATGACAAAAAAGTAATAGGATTAGAGAATTTAATTGGAAAGTATTATAGGGTCAGGAGAGGACAAATGAGGTCATAAGCGGAACATAGAGTAGTAACCGTTTGGTAACAAGTGAGGTTTTTATGGGAAACTAATTGATTGAAATATGATTGAAATTGCAAGGAGTTATTGAATTGAGTTAAAGTTTTAGATAAAGGTTTTGCAGACCTGTCCCTTAGCCACTTGGGTACCGCACCATTTGAATTAAAAATATACTTAAATTGCAAATAAAAGTCAATTGCGTCGTCAGAAATAATATTTTATTCATAATTTTGTTTGGGTGAAATATGTTATCATAAAAAGAAGTACAATATCATAAAAAGAACATCAAAATGGCACAAATGTGGCACATATATGGCACATGT
This window contains:
- a CDS encoding SIR2 family protein, which encodes MKMVINKHVLLTGAGFTSNIGTPLASEMWSYIFNDKSASKHKEIVEALFYAQLCKPHGDGTFVYSKEYDYEAAYQRILSGKYDAGKYTPYEGNIRTAMKDVIRSAYNWIDEIVKGYPLYQKINNTIYTPGHTKWNRLINNFINKETENYIFTLNQDLFMERHIKAGFYIPGFPEEVKATNICGIEPKEPLSEKYYYAVPVNEDMVVKIENRPNIDSKLFYIKLHGSCNWYNKDKESAMIIGYNKKEQSKSEPLLNYYHEVFENILMKGDVDLLVIGYSFRDDNINDIILRAIKEKNSRLRLHIVNPIPVEDFLAFKHLRILGEGMNMEEQIREGLKGYYPYKLTDIFKNDMLLKKLEENYFN